Proteins from one Cicer arietinum cultivar CDC Frontier isolate Library 1 chromosome 3, Cicar.CDCFrontier_v2.0, whole genome shotgun sequence genomic window:
- the LOC101499229 gene encoding GDSL esterase/lipase At5g45910-like produces the protein MKIFILFIITFACGFFGSIVSNGNPLPYEAIFNFGDSTSDTGNAATDYPTMNKNGAYGSTYFKHPSGRMSDGRIIIDFIAEAYGLPFLPAYKNITKSQADIKKGVNFAYAGATALEFDYFIRNGLPPPATTNSLKVQLDWFKMLKPSLCKNKEECDNYFKQSLFLVGEIGGNDIFSHMTKKTVTELQEIVPLLVESITNTATALIEEGAVELVIPGNFPLGCNAGVLNFVNSKKKEDYDEFGFLIAYNTFAEYYNEQLKNSIETLRQKHPQAKIIYFDYYGATKRLYQAPQQYGFTSDKVEILKACCGGDGPYHVNALMFCGNPGTTICSDPSKLIDWDGAHLTEAAYKLIAKGLVEGPFTNPSLKPAPFKIA, from the exons ATGAAGATCTTTATTCTCTTCATTATCACATTCGCATGTGGTTTTTTTGGAAGTATTGTTTCAAATGGAAACCCTCTGCCGTATGAAGCTATCTTCAACTTTGGTGACTCTACAAGTGACACTGGAAATGCTGCAACTGACTATCCAACTATGAATAAAAATGGTGCTTATGGTTCCACGTACTTTAAACATCCATCAGGGCGTATGTCAGATGGACGAATCATCATAGATTTCATAG CTGAGGCGTACGGGTTGCCATTTTTGCCGGCCTATAAGAATATCACCAAAAGCCAAGCAGATATAAAGAAGGGAGTAAATTTTGCATATGCCGGTGCCACTGCACTTGAATTCGATTATTTCATACGTAATGGTCTCCCACCACCAGCGACAACTAATTCACTGAAAGTGCAACTTGATTGGTTTAAGATGCTCAAACCATCCTTGTGTAAAAACAAAGAAG AGTGCGACAACTACTTTAAACAATCGTTGTTTCTTGTTGGAGAGATTGGTGgaaatgatattttttctcATATGACAAAGAAAACTGTTACAGAACTGCAGGAAATAGTTCCTTTACTGGTTGAATCAATTACAAATACCGCTACA GCATTAATTGAAGAAGGAGCAGTAGAACTAGTAATTCCAGGGAACTTTCCATTGGGGTGTAATGCTGGCGTATTGAACTTTGTGAATAGTAAGAAGAAAGAAGACTATGATGAATTTGGCTTCTTGATAGCTTACAATACTTTCGCTGAATACTATAATGAACAACTCAAAAATTCCATAGAGACATTAAGACAGAAACACCCTCAAGCAAAGATAATATACTTTGACTACTACGGCGCCACCAAACGTTTATATCAAGCTCCACAACAATATG GCTTTACTTCTGATAAAGTTGAGATTTTGAAAGCATGTTGTGGAGGAGATGGACCGTACCATGTTAATGCACTTATGTTTTGTGGAAATCCTGGTACAACAATTTGCTCTGATCCTTCAAAACTAATAGATTGGGATGGAGCCCACTTAACCGAAGCAGCTTATAAACTAATAGCAAAAGGATTAGTCGAAGGCCCTTTTACAAACCCTTCTCTTAAACCCGCTCCTTTCAAAATAGCTTAG